A DNA window from Primulina tabacum isolate GXHZ01 chromosome 12, ASM2559414v2, whole genome shotgun sequence contains the following coding sequences:
- the LOC142521249 gene encoding nuclear ribonuclease Z, whose translation MESAERNASEMADLQKPSDGKLKLKRKKKEDEELRIEGYAIDGLSIAGHETCVIFPSLSLAFDIGKCPQRAISQKFLFISHGHMDHIGGLPMYVATRGLYRMAPPTIFVPKVIKENVEKIFEAHRAMDQSELNHTLIGVDVGEEFYLRRDLKVKAFRTYHVIPSQGYIVYSVRQKLKLEFVGLPGEEIKKLKQSGVEITDTYTSPEIAFTGDTMSDFIIDPDNIDVLRAKILVVESTFVEDSTTVEGAREYGHTHLSEIIKHADQFQNKAILLIHFSARYQLNVIEEAIAALPPPLAGRVFALTKGF comes from the exons ATGGAGTCTGCTGAAAGAAATGCTTCGGAAATGGCAGATTTGCAGAAGCCCAGTGATGGGAAGCTGAAATTGAAGCGGAAGAAAAAGGAAGATGAAGAGTTGCGGATAGAGGGATACGCCATTGATGGATTATCAATTGCAGGGCACGAGACTTGCGTGATTTTCCCCAGTCTCAGCTTGGCATTTGACATTGGCAAGTGCCCGCAGCGCGCCATTTCCCAGAAGTTCCTCTTCATCTCCCATGGGCACATGGATCACATA GGAGGACTGCCAATGTATGTTGCGACTCGTGGCTTATACCGAATGGCTCCCCCAACTATTTTTGTGCCAAAAGTTATTAAGGAGAATGTGGAAAAGATTTTTGAAGCTCACAGGGCTATGGATCAGTCTGAGCTTAATCATACTCTAATTGGTGTGGATGTGG GGGAAGAGTTTTATTTAAGACGAGACCTTAAAGTGAAAGCATTTAGGACTTATCACGTCATTCCAAGCCAG GGATATATAGTTTATTCTGTGAGACAGAAACTTAAGTTGGAATTTGTTGGGCTTCCAGGAGAGGAGATAAAGAAACTGAAGCAATCAGGTGTGGAG ATTACAGATACATATACATCACCCGAGATTGCATTCACAGGAGACACTATGTCAGACTTCATCATTGATCCTGACAATATTGATGTTTTGCGGGCAAAGATTCTTGTTGTGGAG AGTACCTTTGTTGAGGATTCTACCACAGTGGAGGGTGCAAGAGAATATGGACACACTCATTTATCCGAG ATAATCAAGCACGCAGATCAATTCCAAAACAAAGCCATTCTCTTAATCCACTTTTCAGCTCGCTATCAATTGAAC GTCATCGAAGAAGCTATCGCTGCATTGCCGCCCCCTTTGGCAGGACGAGTTTTCGCCTTAACAAAAGGTTTCTGA
- the LOC142521095 gene encoding zinc finger protein ZAT2-like, which produces MDNRCSDFHPPTTMFSLSPLRQVPTGLAKQNPRKKRSKIMAGGAASRVSKSTRKPDPAAPKITRPCTECGKRFWSWKALFGHMRCHPEREWRGINPPPYFRRHHDSEDSSAVTEEDHEVASCLLLLANGDDDHESRSTACTVNQGTPPPHFDFYYYYNLDNNTNNNNSNNDRGFECSSCKKVFVSHQALGGHRASHKNVKGCYAIAMNNVDDQEHSIEGDSTHDTNQMIAGHKCGICMRVFSSGQALGGHKRCHWEKAAAEEEAGGFDLNFPAVDGEDQEYASSYSSVDSAGFRHPYLDLSLRL; this is translated from the coding sequence ATGGATAACCGCTGCTCCGATTTCCATCCACCGACGACGATGTTTTCTTTGTCTCCTCTACGACAAGTACCCACTGGTCTCGCCAAACAAAACCCTAGAAAGAAAAGGTCCAAGATTATGGCCGGCGGAGCAGCTTCCAGAGTCTCCAAGTCCACAAGAAAGCCCGACCCCGCCGCCCCGAAGATCACGAGGCCATGCACTGAATgcggtaagaggttttggtcgtgGAAGGCCCTTTTCGGGCACATGCGCTGCCACCCGGAAAGAGAGTGGAGGGGGATCAACCCACCGCCATACTTCCGCCGCCATCATGACAGTGAAGATTCCTCCGCAGTGACTGAGGAGGATCATGAGGTGGCCTCGTGTCTGCTGCTTCTGGCTAACGGAGATGATGATCACGAGTCTCGTTCTACTGCTTGCACTGTTAACCAAGGGACGCCGCCGCCGCATTtcgatttttattattattacaatttggacaataatactaataataataacagcAATAATGACCGAGGGTTCGAGTGTTCTAGTTGCAAGAAGGTGTTTGTCTCTCACCAGGCTTTGGGGGGGCATAGAGCAAGCCACAAGAACGTGAAGGGATGCTACGCGATTGCGATGAATAATGTCGATGATCAGGAACACAGCATAGAAGGTGACAGCACTCATGATACTAATCAGATGATTGCAGGGCACAAATGCGGCATCTGTATGCGGGTCTTTTCGAGTGGCCAAGCCTTGGGTGGACACAAGAGATGTCATTGGGAGAAGGCCGCCGCTGAGGAGGAGGCAGGAGGTTTTGATTTGAATTTTCCAGCTGTGGATGGTGAAGATCAAGAATATGCTTCATCCTACTCTTCCGTGGATTCGGCCGGCTTTCGTCATCCATATTTGGATTTAAGTTTACGACTTTAA